The following proteins come from a genomic window of Montipora capricornis isolate CH-2021 chromosome 9, ASM3666992v2, whole genome shotgun sequence:
- the LOC138015666 gene encoding uncharacterized protein, which produces MAAIAVEPVIVAITAIVEAAVEKGVEASVIAAISAAVTSVVEEAVASAIEAAIIAGITSSITATITESTTEAIEKALGEKLDQSVKEVIGSQGVNDLAKAISALPSDVVVNKLADAAFEAINPHLWVFQDPAFFRLTKVIRALRAVERGDEPPHDDDDDDCDEEKCRFFEAPKVEDDLEDFVFLSVFRSEECKEGDEVYSMFVQMKNLKSLVEDPVGGHFVSQMLQEINERCVEEDEEHNEDDAFLQAGIAKPTVAYVPKIKKKIVKAKYGNLVPFGSKTIYNIKGSSADKRSPNWLKASFVKGYQKCGKCYIKEASPNCGHTNPLQGNIVGGHVWNPALKKQDKSLRYYILPICKRHNKHGVYDEPKPKNTGWMRTTADAWAMQIKSTSNVPGWKGDKLMAIAGFQSFAMMVGKTDGDAGECHEITQPKQLTKWLLEEVHKIALEFAKDPINVVFKEVSGIVFGKLKEIIQSAGSDAENWAKSEGHDIMLQSLIPFYGIYQAIKRLSSLKSDAIGRFHSEAQSALANYKNECLGDVEQARRKQRLSEETDKVLSSKKWKDRVVAFEKTIASKVSTVINLEKNN; this is translated from the coding sequence atggctgccataGCCGTTGAGCCTGTCATTGTAGCAATCACAGCTATCGTTGAGGCTGCGGTAGAGAAGGGTGTGGAGGCCAGTGTCATTGCAGCTATCTCTGCAGCTGTTACCTCGGTAGTTGAAGAAGCTGTTGCATCGGCGATTGAAGCAGCGATTATAGCCGGTATAACTTCGTCGATCACGGCTACGATCACGGAAAGCACAACAGAAGCAATTGAAAAAGCTCTAGGAGAGAAATTAGATCAATCTGTGAAAGAAGTCATCGGTTCCCAAGGGGTGAATGATCTTGCAAAGGCAATAAGCGCACTTCCATCGGACGTCGTGGTCAATAAACTGGCAGATGCTGCGTTTGAAGCAATAAACCCTCACTTGTGGGTGTTCCAGGATCCAGCTTTCTTCAGACTGACAAAGGTGATCCGAGCCCTTCGTGCCGTTGAGAGGGGAGATGAGCCGCCacatgacgatgacgatgacgattgTGATGAAGAAAAATGTCGATTCTTTGAGGCTCCAAAAGTGGAAGATGATTTAGAGGACTTCGTATTCCTCAGCGTGTTTCGAAGTGAGGAATGCAAGGAAGGAGACGAAGTGTACTCGATGTTTGTTCAGATGAAGAACCTCAAGTCACTAGTAGAAGACCCAGTTGGGGGTCACTTTGTGAGCCAAATGCTCCAAGAGATCAACGAAAGATGCGTAGAGGAAGACGAAGAACACAACGAAGATGATGCTTTTCTTCAGGCTGGCATCGCAAAGCCAACAGTAGCATACGTACCaaaaatcaaaaagaaaattgtgaagGCCAAGTACGGCAACCTTGTTCCCTTTGGCAGTAAGACCATCTATAACATCAAAGGGTCTTCCGCTGACAAGCGCTCCCCGAACTGGCTGAAAGCTTCTTTTGTGAAGGGGTATCAGAAATGTGGGAAGTGCTACATTAAAGAAGCAAGTCCCAATTGCGGCCACACCAATCCTTTGCAAGGAAATATAGTGGGTGGACACGTGTGGAATCCTGCCCTGAAGAAGCAAGACAAAAGTCTGCGTTACTATATCCTTCCGATCTGCAAGAGACACAACAAACATGGTGTATACGATGAGCCAAAACCAAAGAACACTGGTTGGATGAGGACCACAGCGGATGCTTGGGCGATGCAAATCAAATCTACTAGCAACGTTCCCGGATGGAAGGGTGACAAATTGATGGCAATAGCTGGATTCCAGTCCTTTGCGATGATGGTAGGGAAAACCGATGGCGATGCTGGAGAATGTCATGAAATCACCCAACCCAAGCAATTGACAAAGTGGTTGCTAGAGGAGGTTCACAAGATTGCGCTTGAGTTTGCAAAAGATCCGATTAATGTTGTCTTTAAGGAGGTGTCAGGGATAGTATTCGGAAAGCTAAAAGAGATCATCCAGTCAGCGGGCAGCGATGCGGAGAACTGGGCCAAAAGTGAGGGACACGATATCATGCTTCAATCTCTGATTCCTTTCTACGGAATATACCAGGCCATCAAGCGCCTTTCAAGCCTGAAGAGCGACGCGATTGGTCGATTCCACAGTGAAGCGCAATCAGCACTGGCTAATTACAAGAACGAGTGTTTGGGCGATGTGGAACAAGCACGTAGGAAGCAACGCCTCAGTGAAGAAACCGACAAGGTCCTCTCGTCCAAGAAGTGGAAAGACCGTGTCGTTGCTTTCGAGAAGACCATCGCTTCAAAAGTGTCGACTGTGATTAACCTAGAAAAGAACAATTAG